In Congzhengia minquanensis, a single genomic region encodes these proteins:
- a CDS encoding ECF transporter S component, whose protein sequence is MKSKKIVLCGLFCAIGVLLPQAFHMFGTAAGMTFLPMHIPVLMAGLIIGPVCGLVTGVVSPVLSCLFTGMPAPVKLPFMLFELAAYGLFSGLFSKNSNGVGRVYLSLIGAQIAGRAVNAVCTLAAVYLFHIEKVSVLSVWTAVVSGVPGIVIQLVFIPPLVMAVKKYAKTML, encoded by the coding sequence ATGAAAAGTAAAAAAATTGTGCTGTGCGGCCTGTTTTGTGCTATTGGTGTGCTTTTGCCCCAGGCGTTTCACATGTTTGGCACAGCCGCAGGAATGACATTTTTGCCCATGCACATTCCCGTGCTTATGGCAGGCCTCATCATTGGCCCTGTATGCGGTTTGGTTACAGGTGTGGTCTCGCCGGTGCTTTCCTGTTTGTTTACAGGCATGCCCGCTCCGGTGAAGCTTCCGTTTATGCTGTTCGAACTGGCAGCATATGGCCTGTTTTCCGGGCTGTTTTCAAAAAACAGCAACGGCGTTGGCCGTGTTTATTTGTCGCTCATCGGCGCGCAGATTGCCGGCCGGGCAGTGAATGCTGTCTGCACGCTGGCGGCAGTTTACCTGTTTCACATTGAAAAAGTTTCCGTGCTTTCCGTTTGGACTGCCGTTGTGTCCGGCGTGCCGGGAATTGTAATTCAGCTTGTGTTTATTCCCCCGTTGGTAATGGCGGTTAAAAAGTATGCAAAAACAATGCTGTAA
- a CDS encoding helix-turn-helix domain-containing protein: MYISQDVADRIKNLAQKKSISVKKLLSDIGLGFNTMSNMRNSMPKADNLAKIADYLGCSVDYLLGRTEEYSPQSTEQTTVEADKEYFELIEEYKKLDLKGKNKVLNTIFSEQERVKLLEPDESMQLAAFGGDFKGKPKSKKTQLT, translated from the coding sequence GTGTATATTTCACAAGACGTAGCTGACCGAATTAAAAATCTTGCTCAGAAGAAAAGTATTTCCGTTAAAAAGCTTTTGTCGGACATTGGACTCGGTTTCAACACCATGTCCAATATGCGTAATTCAATGCCAAAAGCAGACAACCTTGCAAAAATTGCAGATTATCTCGGCTGTTCCGTCGACTATCTGCTGGGCAGAACGGAAGAATATTCCCCTCAGAGCACAGAACAAACAACAGTCGAGGCTGATAAAGAGTATTTCGAGTTGATTGAAGAGTATAAAAAATTAGATTTAAAAGGAAAAAATAAAGTATTGAATACAATTTTCAGTGAACAGGAACGGGTTAAACTGTTAGAACCTGACGAATCGATGCAGCTTGCTGCTTTCGGCGGCGATTTTAAAGGTAAGCCTAAAAGCAAGAAAACTCAGCTTACTTAA
- the metF gene encoding methylenetetrahydrofolate reductase [NAD(P)H]: MKLSELFKQKKATLSFEVFPPKSWDAYNNVKTATEEIARLSPDFMSVTYGAGGGASATSASIAENILKNFGVTPLAHLTCVSSTKQAVREYLAELSKNGIENILALRGDIPNEGLTVQEYRYASELILDIKAAGNFCIGGACYPEGHTESKNQKEDIRFLKEKVDMGCDFLTTQMFFDNNILYNFLYKIREAGINVPVVAGIMPVTNGKQIQRIVKLSGTYLPQRFKSIVDRFGDNPSAMKQAGIAYATDQIIDLVANGVENVHVYTMNKPDVAAQIQANLSEILK; the protein is encoded by the coding sequence TTGAAACTGTCTGAACTTTTTAAACAGAAAAAAGCAACGCTGTCGTTCGAGGTTTTCCCGCCCAAAAGCTGGGATGCCTACAACAATGTGAAAACGGCAACGGAGGAAATTGCACGTCTATCGCCGGATTTTATGAGCGTAACCTACGGCGCAGGCGGGGGGGCAAGCGCAACATCTGCCTCAATTGCAGAAAATATTTTAAAAAACTTTGGCGTAACGCCTTTGGCGCATTTAACCTGCGTTTCTTCAACCAAACAGGCGGTGCGGGAATATCTTGCAGAGCTTTCAAAAAACGGCATTGAAAATATTTTGGCGCTTCGGGGCGACATTCCAAACGAAGGGCTAACGGTTCAAGAATACCGCTACGCCAGCGAACTGATTTTAGATATTAAGGCGGCGGGCAACTTTTGCATTGGCGGGGCCTGCTACCCGGAGGGACACACGGAGTCTAAAAATCAAAAAGAAGATATTCGTTTTTTAAAAGAAAAGGTGGACATGGGCTGCGACTTTTTAACGACGCAGATGTTTTTTGACAACAATATCTTATATAATTTCTTGTATAAAATTCGTGAAGCAGGCATCAACGTGCCGGTGGTGGCGGGCATTATGCCGGTTACAAACGGCAAGCAGATTCAGCGCATTGTAAAGCTTTCCGGCACCTATCTGCCCCAGCGGTTTAAATCGATTGTAGATCGGTTTGGGGACAATCCGTCTGCAATGAAGCAGGCGGGCATTGCCTATGCCACAGACCAGATTATTGACTTGGTGGCAAACGGCGTGGAAAACGTTCACGTTTACACCATGAACAAGCCGGACGTTGCAGCACAGATTCAAGCTAACTTATCGGAGATTTTAAAATGA
- a CDS encoding DUF1492 domain-containing protein translates to MDTKEWLERAWKIDNEIDALSDELVSAKERVLSVTAQCAGVKVQTSKTNRSDEAVLKYIEYKNRLSKRLDELYAVKSEIADVISKVGDATLRTLLELRYLRYFTWEQIAEKMDMSAYWIRTSLHAKALGKICVGTCLQLRQNPCYGVKRV, encoded by the coding sequence TTGGATACGAAAGAGTGGCTTGAAAGGGCCTGGAAAATTGACAACGAAATTGATGCGCTGAGCGACGAGCTGGTTTCAGCAAAAGAGCGTGTGCTGTCTGTTACCGCGCAGTGTGCCGGCGTTAAGGTGCAGACGTCGAAAACGAACCGGTCAGACGAAGCAGTTTTAAAATACATAGAATATAAAAACCGGCTGTCAAAGCGGTTAGATGAGCTTTATGCCGTAAAATCGGAAATTGCAGATGTGATTAGCAAGGTGGGAGACGCCACGTTAAGGACGCTTCTGGAACTGCGTTATTTACGGTATTTTACGTGGGAACAGATTGCAGAAAAGATGGACATGTCTGCCTATTGGATTCGGACATCCCTTCATGCAAAGGCTCTCGGAAAAATTTGTGTCGGCACTTGCTTGCAGCTGCGGCAGAACCCATGTTATGGTGTGAAAAGAGTTTAA
- a CDS encoding vitamin B12 dependent-methionine synthase activation domain-containing protein codes for MIYVQTADVKEIEIRHGEVLRYLGFGKSSPDAQMQQQIEAVTQEVFLSLSCRACFTLCDINVNGQTIDIGTFRVNSAGLSKNLRGCARAVLFGATVGAGADRIIAKYSKLSPAAAVIAQAAGAAAIESWCDLFCARLSDKLKAETVFLRPRFSPGYGDFALSHQRDLFRVLECPKQIGVSLTDSLMMTPSKSVSAVIGISSEDTQCNKSGCEACDKREDCAYSRG; via the coding sequence ATGATTTATGTGCAAACCGCAGATGTCAAAGAAATTGAGATAAGGCACGGGGAAGTGCTGCGGTATTTGGGGTTTGGAAAAAGCAGCCCTGATGCACAAATGCAGCAGCAAATTGAAGCGGTGACGCAGGAGGTGTTTTTAAGCCTTTCCTGCCGGGCGTGCTTTACCCTGTGTGACATTAATGTGAATGGGCAAACAATTGATATCGGCACGTTTCGCGTAAACTCCGCCGGGCTTTCTAAGAACTTAAGAGGCTGTGCGCGTGCAGTTCTGTTCGGCGCGACAGTCGGAGCTGGAGCAGACCGGATCATTGCAAAATATAGCAAACTTTCGCCAGCGGCGGCAGTGATTGCCCAGGCGGCGGGCGCCGCGGCCATTGAAAGCTGGTGCGACCTGTTTTGTGCACGCTTGTCGGATAAACTGAAAGCTGAAACCGTATTTCTTCGTCCGCGGTTCAGCCCGGGATACGGCGATTTTGCTCTTTCCCATCAGCGCGATCTGTTTCGTGTGCTTGAGTGTCCAAAGCAAATTGGTGTGTCGTTAACAGACAGCTTAATGATGACGCCTTCGAAATCCGTTTCGGCGGTGATTGGCATCAGCAGTGAGGATACTCAATGCAATAAGAGCGGCTGTGAAGCCTGTGACAAACGGGAAGACTGTGCATATTCGAGAGGGTGA
- a CDS encoding homocysteine S-methyltransferase family protein has translation MNIKEKIENGIVYFDGGMGTLLQSMGLMPGELPEMWGLTHPDKIIAAHKAYLAAGCDVIATNTFGANSLKFNGKDHMPDLKTVVQMAVMCAKTAANQAGGKQRYVALDVGPTGKLLAPLGDLGFEQAVSIFSETIRIGAESGADLILIETMNDSFETKAAVLAAKETCDLPVFVTNTYDEQGKLMTGADCAAMVAMLEGLRVDALGVNCGLGPDKLAAVVKSLTEFASVPVIVNPNAGLPAFDGEKTVYDVGPEEFAGAMAVFLDFGVHGLGGCCGTTPEHISVLIEKTKDKKAVPLMDKNRSVISSYTHAVEFGTVPVLIGERINPTGKSALKAALRENNLEYILNEGIDQMERGAHVLDVNAGLPDIDETAMLSRVVFELQSVCGLPLQIDTSIPEAMEAALRIYNGKPMINSVCGKRESMETVFPLAAKYGGLIVGLTLDENGIPETAEGRFQIAQKIYDTAKEYGIPKKDIIIDTLAMTISSDTSSALATLGAVSLVKKNGGLTSLGVSNVSFGLPQRELVNTTFFAMALGAGLDAAIMNPKTTGMMNVYFSFNALQDKDPMCEKYIAYAAQSDKPKQEAKAENSGKPLTEQLKDAVIKGLKENAAQITETLLKEQDSLFIIDNCIIPALDFVGIGFEKKTTFLPQLLMSAESAKASFDVIKQSMKPGAGRKKKCKIVIATVRGDIHDIGKNIVKVLLQNYGFDVTDLGKDVPPETIAAAVEETGAALVGLSALMTTTVPAMEETIQLLKTKAPHVKTVVGGAVMTQSYAEQIHADKYARDAMETVRYAEQIEQEIE, from the coding sequence TTGAACATAAAAGAAAAGATAGAAAACGGAATTGTATATTTTGACGGCGGTATGGGGACGCTTTTGCAGTCTATGGGACTTATGCCCGGCGAATTGCCGGAAATGTGGGGGCTGACCCATCCAGACAAAATTATCGCCGCTCATAAGGCTTATCTTGCGGCGGGATGTGATGTGATTGCAACCAACACCTTTGGCGCAAACAGCTTAAAGTTTAACGGAAAAGACCACATGCCCGACTTAAAAACCGTGGTGCAAATGGCGGTAATGTGTGCAAAAACTGCGGCAAACCAGGCCGGCGGAAAGCAGCGGTATGTTGCTTTGGACGTTGGCCCCACGGGAAAGCTCCTTGCGCCGCTGGGCGACTTGGGCTTTGAACAGGCCGTAAGCATTTTTTCTGAAACCATTCGCATTGGTGCAGAAAGCGGCGCAGACCTGATTTTAATTGAAACCATGAACGACAGCTTTGAAACAAAAGCGGCGGTGCTGGCAGCAAAAGAAACCTGCGATTTGCCGGTGTTTGTCACCAACACCTACGACGAGCAGGGCAAGCTCATGACCGGGGCGGACTGCGCCGCAATGGTTGCCATGCTGGAGGGTCTTAGAGTAGATGCTCTGGGCGTAAACTGCGGCCTGGGACCGGACAAGCTGGCGGCGGTAGTAAAGAGTTTGACGGAATTTGCTTCGGTTCCCGTTATTGTAAACCCCAATGCAGGGCTTCCTGCCTTTGACGGGGAAAAGACGGTTTACGACGTTGGGCCGGAGGAATTTGCCGGTGCCATGGCCGTCTTTTTGGATTTTGGCGTGCATGGTTTAGGCGGCTGCTGCGGCACAACGCCGGAGCATATTTCGGTATTAATTGAAAAAACAAAGGACAAAAAAGCGGTTCCGCTCATGGACAAAAACCGTTCTGTAATTTCTTCCTACACCCACGCAGTGGAGTTTGGAACGGTGCCGGTGTTAATCGGCGAGCGCATTAACCCCACGGGGAAAAGCGCGCTGAAAGCTGCCCTGCGGGAAAATAATTTAGAATATATTTTGAACGAGGGTATAGACCAAATGGAGCGCGGCGCACATGTGCTGGACGTGAATGCCGGCTTGCCGGACATTGACGAAACAGCCATGCTTTCCCGGGTGGTGTTCGAGCTGCAGTCTGTTTGCGGTTTGCCTTTGCAGATTGATACATCAATTCCCGAGGCCATGGAGGCGGCACTCCGCATTTATAACGGCAAGCCCATGATAAATTCCGTTTGTGGCAAGCGCGAGAGCATGGAGACGGTGTTCCCGCTTGCGGCAAAATATGGCGGGCTGATTGTTGGCCTTACGTTAGACGAAAACGGAATACCCGAAACGGCAGAGGGAAGGTTTCAAATTGCACAGAAAATTTATGACACTGCAAAAGAATATGGAATTCCCAAAAAAGATATTATTATCGACACGCTGGCAATGACCATCAGCTCAGACACCTCGTCAGCTTTAGCAACCCTGGGAGCCGTCAGCTTGGTGAAGAAAAACGGCGGACTGACCAGCCTGGGCGTTTCCAACGTTTCGTTTGGCCTTCCGCAAAGAGAACTTGTTAACACCACATTTTTTGCCATGGCGCTGGGCGCGGGACTTGACGCGGCAATTATGAACCCAAAAACCACAGGCATGATGAATGTTTATTTTAGTTTTAATGCGCTGCAAGACAAAGACCCCATGTGTGAAAAATACATTGCCTATGCTGCCCAATCGGACAAGCCAAAGCAGGAAGCAAAGGCAGAAAACAGCGGAAAACCTCTGACAGAGCAGCTAAAAGACGCGGTGATTAAGGGCTTAAAAGAGAATGCTGCTCAAATTACGGAAACGCTGTTAAAAGAGCAGGATTCTCTGTTTATCATTGACAACTGCATTATTCCCGCGCTGGATTTTGTTGGCATTGGGTTTGAGAAAAAGACCACGTTTTTGCCCCAGCTATTGATGAGCGCAGAGAGCGCAAAGGCCTCTTTCGACGTAATAAAACAAAGCATGAAGCCGGGAGCGGGACGGAAGAAAAAGTGTAAAATTGTAATTGCCACAGTTCGTGGCGACATTCACGATATTGGAAAAAACATTGTTAAGGTACTCCTGCAAAACTATGGGTTCGACGTAACGGATTTGGGCAAAGATGTGCCGCCGGAAACAATTGCGGCGGCAGTAGAGGAAACCGGCGCGGCTCTGGTTGGCTTAAGCGCGCTGATGACCACAACCGTTCCGGCAATGGAGGAAACCATTCAATTGTTGAAAACAAAAGCGCCCCATGTAAAAACCGTTGTGGGCGGTGCGGTGATGACCCAAAGTTATGCTGAGCAGATTCATGCAGATAAATATGCCCGAGACGCAATGGAAACCGTGCGGTATGCAGAGCAAATTGAACAGGAAATAGAATAA
- a CDS encoding serine hydrolase domain-containing protein, protein MNFEKVDVFLKRLETDYFVPAAEVSVYQNHQRIYRGYAGFKDAKREKTVDGTDTYFMYSTTKVITCTAAMRLVEQGKMDLDAPVSNFLPEFAHLTVNDGTGLHKAKNTLKIWHLFAMQGGFSYDTNCESIKKAKANNPHLSTREAICALSQEPLLFEPGTNFNYSLCHDVLAAVCEVISTKKFSAFIQDEIFTPLGMKNSVMGTGRPDLTARLSAQYDGKALHKRPVEIEKENFFFISDVYESGGAALISTVDDYALFTDALACGGVSKDGYRVLTPHSIDQMRTNRLEGASSKDFKTNISHMPGYGYGLGVRTKIKNVPGNNISPLGEFGWDGAAGALAVIDPETHLSFFYAQHVLGGLTREIHPKLKDLIFEAIK, encoded by the coding sequence ATGAATTTTGAAAAAGTGGATGTGTTTTTAAAACGTTTGGAAACAGACTATTTTGTTCCGGCGGCAGAAGTTTCGGTGTATCAAAACCATCAAAGAATTTACCGCGGCTATGCCGGATTTAAAGATGCAAAACGGGAAAAGACAGTTGACGGCACAGATACATATTTTATGTATTCCACCACCAAAGTCATCACCTGCACCGCGGCCATGCGACTGGTTGAGCAGGGGAAAATGGACTTAGATGCCCCTGTGTCAAACTTTCTGCCGGAATTTGCCCACCTCACCGTAAACGACGGGACTGGGCTGCATAAAGCCAAAAACACGTTAAAAATTTGGCACCTGTTTGCCATGCAGGGCGGTTTTTCTTATGACACGAACTGTGAAAGCATAAAAAAAGCAAAGGCGAACAACCCGCACCTTTCCACCAGGGAGGCAATTTGCGCGTTGTCGCAGGAGCCATTGTTGTTTGAGCCAGGCACAAACTTTAACTATAGCCTGTGCCACGACGTGCTGGCCGCGGTTTGTGAAGTTATTAGCACAAAAAAGTTCAGCGCGTTTATTCAGGATGAAATCTTTACGCCGCTGGGTATGAAAAACTCCGTTATGGGAACCGGCCGGCCGGATTTAACAGCGCGGCTTTCCGCCCAGTATGACGGCAAGGCTTTGCACAAACGTCCGGTAGAAATTGAAAAAGAAAATTTCTTTTTTATTTCAGACGTTTATGAAAGCGGCGGCGCTGCATTGATTTCTACCGTAGACGACTATGCGCTGTTTACAGATGCTTTGGCCTGCGGCGGCGTTTCCAAAGACGGATACCGGGTTTTAACACCGCATTCTATCGACCAGATGCGCACCAACCGCTTAGAAGGCGCTTCTTCTAAGGATTTTAAAACCAACATTAGCCACATGCCCGGCTATGGATATGGTCTGGGCGTGCGGACAAAAATAAAAAATGTTCCGGGCAACAATATAAGCCCTTTGGGCGAATTTGGGTGGGACGGCGCGGCAGGTGCTCTGGCTGTTATCGACCCCGAAACCCACCTTTCATTTTTCTATGCTCAGCACGTGTTGGGCGGCTTAACCCGCGAAATTCATCCCAAACTAAAAGATTTAATTTTTGAAGCCATTAAATAA